From Ramlibacter tataouinensis, the proteins below share one genomic window:
- a CDS encoding pyridoxamine 5'-phosphate oxidase family protein yields MDDDIKRKILAILDEHRIMTVATLRPDGWPQATTVGYVNEGLTLWFLCGLDSQKARNLARDDRLSLTIDHDTPDLMAITGLSMAARAHAVQDRAEAEKVLRMLPLKYSDAPPMPIKMPSPDEIRLFRVEPTVISVLDYTKGFAHTDLVECS; encoded by the coding sequence ATGGATGACGACATCAAGCGGAAGATCCTGGCGATCCTGGACGAGCACCGGATCATGACGGTGGCGACCTTGCGGCCGGATGGCTGGCCGCAGGCGACCACAGTCGGCTACGTGAACGAAGGCCTGACCCTCTGGTTCCTCTGCGGGCTCGACAGCCAGAAGGCAAGAAACCTGGCACGCGATGATCGGCTATCGCTGACCATCGACCACGACACCCCGGACCTGATGGCGATCACCGGCCTGTCGATGGCGGCGCGCGCGCATGCGGTGCAGGACCGGGCGGAAGCCGAGAAGGTCCTGCGCATGCTGCCCTTGAAATACTCCGACGCGCCGCCGATGCCGATCAAGATGCCCAGCCCGGACGAGATCCGGCTGTTCCGGGTGGAGCCGACCGTGATCTCGGTCCTGGACTACACGAAGGGCTTTGCCCACACCGATCTGGTCGAGTGTTCGTGA
- a CDS encoding ion channel has product MTLNNFLIGLPTMLLCLIVQVAVAFWCIRYYVEHSSQVRAGRGFLTGMFPLIVATVAILAGTLVQIALWGFLFVWLGEFEQTYDAIYHSAVNFTSLGYGDIVMRRERRLLGPLEAANGVLMLGMSAATLMAIMQHMITTLRGDSRKIA; this is encoded by the coding sequence ATGACGCTTAATAATTTCCTGATCGGGCTGCCCACCATGCTGCTGTGCCTGATCGTGCAAGTGGCGGTGGCGTTCTGGTGCATTCGCTACTACGTGGAGCATTCGTCACAGGTCCGGGCAGGCCGCGGGTTTCTGACAGGGATGTTCCCCCTGATCGTCGCCACCGTGGCGATCCTGGCCGGCACCCTGGTGCAGATCGCGCTGTGGGGCTTTCTCTTCGTCTGGCTCGGCGAGTTCGAGCAGACGTACGATGCGATCTATCACTCAGCGGTGAACTTCACGTCACTGGGCTACGGCGATATCGTGATGCGTCGTGAGCGCAGGCTGCTGGGGCCGCTCGAGGCGGCGAACGGCGTGCTGATGCTGGGGATGAGCGCCGCGACACTGATGGCAATCATGCAGCACATGATCACGACGCTGCGCGGCGACAGCCGCAAGATCGCTTGA